One region of Chanodichthys erythropterus isolate Z2021 chromosome 24, ASM2448905v1, whole genome shotgun sequence genomic DNA includes:
- the fbxl13 gene encoding LOW QUALITY PROTEIN: F-box and leucine-rich repeat protein 13 (The sequence of the model RefSeq protein was modified relative to this genomic sequence to represent the inferred CDS: deleted 1 base in 1 codon) has translation MTSLQDSDPILRDYIIKHSLPQIYKALLAGICVSCPEDPLHFIEEKIRSILEDQDFEICWHTFIDKDKQISLAGNIVYGIFGNSEDSLFLSHSLEKAFSYYRANLTKMCFMGWKSYISKKKMKAARLLERMEEAKLYHTQRGIKLAFIKWTAWVCFRKNRQNDAVRKLQKAQESVHCRNIIMSWRHVVHDAKRTKEYFKRLEREIQESLNSEIPQGNGQDRLSLLPNKLSLKIFQSLGVRDLLKCAQVCHSWKAITQISSLWTEIDFSSESSWITDQTVERILRAHRVYVISVNLCGCTMVQGLSFRRISKFTLISLKMTSSVFFSLINDMIRILHVFIFKGQCRNLQELNLSECLNVNDENMKMILEGCHSLLYLNLAFTHITNATIRVLSRCCLTLRSLNLAYCMGFSDKGLQYLTSGKGCHRLSHLDLSGCSQISVDGFTYVAEACSSLQQIVLDDLPTLTDTCVQVLVSKCHSLTVISLLDSPFVSDVAFKTIAELISLTKIQMEGNERMTDSSLKALCRSSLKLSEVHVSDCPRMTDASLKSLGSLTKLCKLNISGCIKVTDMGIHYITEGQSAVELRELDLSYCPKVTDLSLKRITQRCSNLTHLTVCFCENLTDNGFECLDKCASLVSLDITGCKIHDKGLAVLGANNSLRKLTATECVFITDKGIKMFCRQCHRLELLDVCHSVCLSDHSIKALSFFCRTIATVRIAGCPKMTDTAVKYLTRAGHFLRELDVSGCPLLTDRTPSLLLCCCPQLRSISMLYCKNISSQAALKLQRRVQHWKHSNDDAPYSLD, from the exons AGAGGATCAGGATTTTGAGATTTGCTG GCACACATTTATTGACAAAGACAAACAAATCTCACTGGCAGGAAACATTGTGTATGGTATTTTTGGAAATTCAGAAGACAGCCTG TTTCTGTCACATTCGTTGGAGAAAGCTTTCTCATATTATCGAGCCAACCTGACCAAAATGTGCTTCAT GGGTTGGAAGAGTTATATTTCGAAGAAGAAAATGAAAGCTGCCAGGCTCCTAGAGAGAATGGAAGAGGCTAAGCTGTATCACACACAGAGAGGGATAAAACTGGCTTTCATCAAGTGGACCGCGTGGGTTTGCTTTCGCAAAAACAGGCAGAATG ATGCTGTGAGGAAACTACAGAAAGCGCAGGAGTCTGTTCACTGCAGAAACATCATAATGAGTTGGCGTCATGTTGTACATGACGCTAAAAGAACAAAGGAATATTTTAAG AGGCTAGAGAGAGAGATTCAAGAAAGTCTGAACTCAGAGATACCACAGGGCAATGGACAGGACAGACTATCACTGCTGCCTAACAAGCTGTCTCTTAAG ATCTTCCAAAGTCTAGGTGTGCGTGACCTCTTGAAATGTGCTCAGGTGTGTCATTCTTGGAAAGCGATCACTCAAATCAGCTCATTGTGGACTGAG ATTGATTTCTCCTCTGAGAGCAGCTGGATCACAGATCAGACTGTGGAGAGAATACTGCGGGCACATCGTGTCTATGTGATCTCTGTAAACTTGTGCGGTTGCACAATGGTGCAGGGATTGAGCTTCAGACGCATCAGTAAATTTACTTTAATCAGTTTAAAAATGACTTCTTCAGTTTTCTTCAGTTTGATCAATGATATGATAAGGATCTTacatgtg tttattttcaaaggtCAATGCCGAAATCTTCAAGAACTCAATCTGAGTGAATGCCTAAATGTTAAT GATGAAAATATGAAGATGATTTTAGAGGGATGTCACTCTCTCCTCTATCTTAATCTGGCCTTTACTCATATAACTAATGCCACTATAAGAGTCCTCTCAAG ATGCTGTCTGACGCTGCGGTCTCTGAATCTGGCATACTGCATGGGTTTCTCTGATAAAGGCCTGCAGTATCTGACCTCAGGGAAAGGCTGTCACAGACTCAGTCATCTAGACCTCTCCGGTTGTTCTCAG atatctgtggATGGATTTACATATGTCGCAGAGGCTTGCAGTTCACTTCAACAGATTGTGTTAGATGACCTTCCCACCCTCACAGACACCTGTGTGCAG GTCTTAGTGTCTAAATGTCATTCTCTGACTGTGATTTCCCTATTGGACTCACCGTTTGTATCTGATGTGGCATTCAAAACAATTGCAGAATTGATCAGCCTCACCAAGATCCAAATGGAAG GTAATGAGCGAATGACGGACAGCAGCTTGAAGGCCCTGTGCCGGAGCTCTCTAAAACTCAGTGAGGTCCATGTGTCCGACTGTCCTCGCATGACTGACGCCAGCTTGAAGTCTTTAGGAAGTCTGACTAAACTGTGCAAACTAAATATCTCAGGGTGTATCAA GGTGACTGATATGGGAATCCATTACATCACTGAAGGACAATCTGCTGTTGAACTGCGAGAGCTTGATCTTTCCTACTGCCCAAAAGTTACTGACCTGTCCCTGAAGAGAATAACTCAGAG ATGTAGCAATCTGACACACCTGACTGTGTGTTTCTGTGAGAACCTGACAGATAATGGCTTCGAGTGTCTGGACAAATGTGCTTCTCTGGTCTCTCTGGACATCACCGGCTGCAAAATACATGACAAA GGACTGGCAGTTCTGGGGGCCAACAACAGTCTGAGAAAACTGACCGCAACTGAGTGTGTTTTCATTACAGATAAAGGAATAAAG ATGTTTTGCCGACAATGTCATCGTCTGGAGCTTTTGGATGTGTGTCACAGCGTGTGCCTGTCTGATCATTCGATCAAAGCCCTTTCCTTCTTCTGCAGGACCATTGCCACAGTCAGAATAGCTGGATGCCCTAAA ATGACAGATACAGCAGTGAAGTATCTAACAAGAGCCGGTCActtcctgagagagctggacgTGAGTGGCTGTCCTCTCCTGACTGACCGCACACCTTCCTTACTCTTGTGCTGCTGTCCACAGCTGCGGTCCATCAGCATGCTCTACTGCAAGAACATCTCCAG TCAGGCCGCTCTGAAGCTGCAGCGCCGCGTCCAACACTGGAAACACAGTAACGATGACGCCCCCTACAGTCTGGATTAA